One genomic window of Coffea eugenioides isolate CCC68of chromosome 1, Ceug_1.0, whole genome shotgun sequence includes the following:
- the LOC113773377 gene encoding uncharacterized protein LOC113773377, with translation MGRIIAHDILVHYMGNTVRIPNVDPKNYQYIDLLGDVTDKAMNDLPGNLNMLVHMKCAIPRTTSFMDISSDKSVLDMFKLHENDLVINLYLLHLNIIPTTEENMVEDRNNQLIVAQKDIGIENAPIPVVDSEGDDEIYASSSDDSWQDDIDSDLKDVIAEDRALISSSDKDENDLSDYEEIEDAQVVPDSESDQETDPMRAIMQSKMWTYNLREDIEFEKGMLFTNVDAFRAVLKDYAIQKGFSLVRLKNEKSRCTAKKNSEATSDWIVKKLISVMRDHPELTSKGVKAEMQKHGVLPRSIMKIHYDRPNVLVEPKFLRLFISFKAQRDGFLAGCRPFIGFDGCHLKSAFGGILLTVVALDGNNSLFLLAFVVEFFGPFPANIPLTFMSDRQKGLNLAYEEQVSEAAARYCCWHIYCNFKVKFPGLLLRRYFWQAAKSYDLIGHNEAMERIKNINIDAWRYLANIPKCNWARHAFSVEIKCDHVTNNFTESFNAWVGELKGKNILALAEGLRQKFMKKLHKRYQKGCTWTSSVTPHVIGKLKDIAAESRRCLLIMTSDNTFEVADYDKSYIVKLTERTCECGAFQLTGIPYKHAALGALYRREKLESYCDAAFSIDQYLKTYAFMINLIPHMNRWPPMKDVTPVVVLLSLLRRRAGRPRRNRRRAADEGAPAPQHKRSISFRCSKCGRFGHNRRTCQGAPVAEKRGSSTYTN, from the exons ATGGGAAGAATTATTGCACATGATATTCTAGTCCATTACATGGGAAACACTGTCAGAATTCCTAATGTTGATCCAAAGAACTACCAATATATTGACCTTCTTGGTGATGTTACTGATAAAGCAATGAATGATTTGCCTGGAAATTTGAATATGCTTGTGCATATGAAATGTGCGATTCCAAGGACAACAAGTTTTATGGACATCAGTAGTGACAAATCAGTCCTTGATATGTTCaaacttcatgaaaatgatcttGTTATAAACCTGTACTTGTTGCACCTGAATATTATTCCTACTACAGAGGAGAATATGGTAGAGGACAGGAATAACCAACTTATTGTGGCACAGAAAGACATAGGAATTGAAAATGCTCCTATTCCTGTAGTTGACAGTGAGGGTGATGATGAGATTTATGCTTCTAGTTCTGATGACTCTTGGCAGGATGACATAGATAGTGATTTGAAAGATGTCATAGCTGAAGATAGGGCTTTAATTTCTAGTAGTGATAAGGACGAAAATGACTTGTCTGATTATGAGGAGATTGAGGATGCACAAGTTGTGCCTGATTCAGAATCTGACCAAGAGACTGATCCTATGAGAGCAATTATGCAGTCAAAAATGTGGACTTACAATCTAAGAGAGGACATTGAGTTTGAGAAAGGGATGCTATTTACCAATGTGGATGCATTTAGAGCAGTATTGAAGGACTATGCTATTCAGAAAGGATTTTCATTGGTGaggttgaaaaatgaaaagagcaGGTGCACTGCCAA GAAAAATTCAGAAGCTACATCAGATTGGATTGTAAAGAAGTTAATTTCTGTTATGAGAGATCACCCAGAATTGACAAGCAAGGGAGTAAAGGCTGAAATGCAGAAGCATGGAGTCTTGCCAA GAAGCATCATGAAGATTCACTATGATAGGCCAAACGTTCTGGTAGAGCCTAAATTTCTgagattgtttatctctttTAAGGCACAAAGAGATGGTTTCCTGGCAGGTTGCAGGCCATTTATTGGCTTTGATGGCTGCCATTTGAAAAGTGCATTTGGGGGCATTCTGTTAACTGTTGTTGCTCTTGACGGGAACAATAGTTTGTTTCTATTAGCTTTTGTTGTG GAATTCTTTGGACCATTTCCAGCCAATATTCCACTCACCTTCATGAGTGATAGACAGAAG GGACTCAACCTTGCTTATGAGGAACAAGTGTCTGAAGCTGCTGCACGATATTGCTGTTGGCACATCTACTGCAACTTCAAAGTCAAATTTCCAGGATTGCTGCTGAGGAGATATTTTTGGCAAGCAGCTAAAAGTTATGATTTGATAGGACACAATGAGGCTAtggaaagaataaaaaatattaatatagaTGCTTGGAGATACTTAGCAAACATTCCTAAGTGTAATTGGGCAAGGCATGCATTTTCTGTTGAAATTAAGTGTGATCATGTCACCAATAATTTCACAGAATCTTTTAATGCATGGGTTGGAGAATTGAAAGGAAAGAATATACTTGCTCTGGCTGAAGGATTGAGgcaaaaattcatgaaaaaattgCATAAGAGGTATCAAAAAGGCTGCACATGGACATCTAGTGTTACTCCACATGTGATTGGCAAGTTGAAGGATATTGCAGCTGAATCAAGAAGGTGTTTACTGATAATGACAAGTGACAACACGTTTGAAGTAGCAGACTATGATAAGTCCTATATAGTCAAGTTAACTGAGAGGACATGTGAATGCGGGGCTTTCCAGTTGACAGGCATTCCTTACAAGCATGCTGCACTAGGAGCTCTTTATAGAAGGGAGAAACTGGAAAGCTACTGTGATGCAGCTTTTTCCATTGATCAATACTTGAAAACGTATGCATTCATGATCAATCTAATTCCACATATGAATAGGTGGCCTCCAATGAAAGATGTGACACCAGTAGTAGTTTTGCTATCACTACTTAGAAGAAGAGCTGGTAGACCAAGAAGAAATAGGAGAAGAGCAGCTGATGAAGGAGCTCCTGCACCTCAACACAAGAGATCAATCAGTTTCAGGTGCTCAAAGTGTGGCAGATTTGGACATAATAGGAGAACTTGTCAAGGAGCTCCTGTTGCTGAAAAAAGAGGGAGCAGTACTTATACAAATTAG
- the LOC113782189 gene encoding F-box protein At5g07610 encodes MEISSVKISGAAEQVTSAQIVASIDELLEDILLRLPIRSLIRFKFVSKRWLSLISNPQFAVLHQDRNPAPKPAIGLFLPCTSFRSNPTKFEYINFDVHNLTSSPFSVLKFASDPSAGSIKILQSCNGLLHCSSYRAQRPRQNYHVFNPTTKQLTTIPKPAYRRTIYGVSLAFDPTKSSAYKVVCVRASELVSGSYQIQIYSSDTAGPWRVSGEPFAAKHDFKNGIYWNGSVHWLGHWGRDNSLYFNVDEERLGEVGPTPNNAEQEAEMTYFGESCDHLNLIQMYGRPDVEFYVYEMRRDCSGWDIKYMVDLSAVTSAFPGMIRTELDSYDGGYYVLSVLSIIRGEKEEEAFLVLQIPGKAIRYNLVTKTFVKLCDFEGAEDEGYLRFEGVNAYQYIESLCCV; translated from the coding sequence ATGGAGATCAGTAGTGTCAAGATCTCCGGAGCAGCCGAGCAGGTAACATCTGCTCAGATAGTTGCTTCGATTGATGAGCTATTGGAAGACATCCTCTTACGCCTTCCAATAAGATCACTCATCCGTTTCAAGTTTGTCTCCAAACGCTGGCTCTCTCTCATATCCAACCCACAATTTGCTGTCCTCCACCAGGACCGCAATCCCGCTCCCAAGCCAGCAATAGGCCTATTCCTGCCCTGCACAAGCTTTCGCAGCAACCCAACCAAATTCGAGTACATCAACTTTGACGTCCATAACCTGACCTCCTCACCATTTTCAGTACTAAAATTTGCCAGTGATCCATCTGCAGGCTCCATAAAGATTCTACAGTCTTGCAATGGCCTATTGCATTGTTCCAGTTACCGAGCTCAGCGCCCCCGACAGAACTATCATGTTTTCAATCCCACCACAAAGCAGTTAACCACAATCCCAAAGCCGGCATATAGGAGGACCATATATGGAGTAAGCTTGGCTTTTGACCCTACCAAGTCGTCTGCCTATAAAGTTGTCTGCGTTCGGGCCTCTGAGCTGGTTTCAGGGTCTTATCAGATCCAGATATACTCATCTGACACTGCAGGCCCCTGGAGAGTTTCAGGGGAGCCTTTCGCTGCTAAACATGATTTTAAGAATGGGATCTACTGGAATGGATCAGTGCATTGGCTCGGGCATTGGGGTCGTGATAATTCATTATACTTCAATGTTGATGAGGAAAGGCTTGGAGAAGTGGGACCAACTCCTAATAATGCAGAACAGGAAGCTGAAATGACTTATTTCGGAGAATCTTGCGACCATTTGAACCTTATTCAGATGTATGGTCGTCCAGACGTTGAGTTCTATGTGTATGAAATGAGGAGGGACTGCTCAGGATGGGATATCAAGTACATGGTCGATCTTTCAGCGGTTACTAGTGCATTTCCAGGAATGATCAGGACTGAATTGGACTCGTACGATGGTGGTTACTATGTACTGTCAGTCTTGTCTATCATTCGGGGTGAAAAAGAAGAGGAAGCTTTCTTAGTTTTGCAGATTCCCGGTAAGGCCATTCGTTACAATCTGGTCACCAAAACCTTCGTGAAGCTCTGTGATTTTGAGGGTGCCGAGGATGAGGGCTATTTAAGATTTGAGGGTGTGAATGCTTATCAGTACATTGAATCACTTtgttgtgtttga